In the Sinorhizobium arboris LMG 14919 genome, one interval contains:
- the modC gene encoding molybdenum ABC transporter ATP-binding protein yields MRLEVDVRLRLGSFAIDAAFASEGGVTALFGRSGSGKSSLVNIIAGLLRPDRGRVVLDGDVIADSERRLFTPVHRRRFGYVFQEARLFPHLSVRRNLAYGRWFAGAGRPGPEFGRIVEMLGIGHLLDRMPSTLSGGERQRVAIGRALLASPRLLLMDEPLAALDDARKAEILPYLERLRDDTRIPIVYVSHSVAEVARLAERVVVMENGRVKASGKTAVVLSEPSETSATDRRDVGALIEGTVDSHDEGHELTVVRAGECLFRVPHLVAEPGQSLRLYIAARDVMLATGHPEGISALNVLPGMIVSLSPPRQGSTDVRVDCGGNVIGARVTTLSREALDLRPGKQVYAVIKTVALDY; encoded by the coding sequence ATGAGGCTCGAAGTCGACGTGCGCCTTCGGCTCGGTTCCTTCGCGATCGATGCCGCCTTCGCGTCGGAGGGCGGCGTAACCGCTCTTTTCGGTCGCTCTGGCTCGGGCAAGAGCTCGCTCGTCAACATCATCGCCGGCCTCCTCAGACCCGATCGAGGCCGCGTCGTGCTTGACGGCGACGTGATCGCCGACAGTGAGCGCCGGCTCTTCACACCCGTCCATCGCCGCCGTTTCGGCTATGTGTTCCAGGAAGCCCGCCTCTTTCCGCATCTGAGCGTCCGCAGAAATCTCGCCTATGGCCGCTGGTTCGCAGGCGCGGGCCGGCCAGGGCCTGAATTCGGCAGGATCGTCGAGATGCTCGGCATCGGGCACTTGCTCGACCGTATGCCCTCGACGCTCTCGGGCGGCGAGCGGCAGCGCGTCGCCATCGGCCGGGCGCTGCTCGCATCCCCCCGCCTGCTTTTGATGGACGAGCCGCTCGCCGCCCTCGACGATGCCAGAAAGGCCGAAATCCTTCCCTATCTGGAGCGGCTTCGCGACGATACGCGGATTCCGATCGTCTATGTCAGTCACTCCGTGGCAGAGGTCGCCAGGCTGGCGGAGCGCGTCGTCGTCATGGAAAACGGCCGGGTCAAGGCCTCCGGGAAAACGGCAGTCGTCCTCAGCGAGCCGTCCGAGACGTCCGCCACCGACCGGCGAGACGTCGGCGCGCTGATCGAGGGCACCGTCGACAGTCACGACGAAGGCCACGAGCTGACCGTGGTGCGCGCGGGGGAATGCCTGTTCCGCGTGCCGCATCTCGTCGCCGAGCCCGGGCAGAGCCTGCGCCTCTACATTGCCGCACGCGACGTCATGCTGGCGACCGGGCACCCGGAAGGCATCAGCGCCCTCAACGTGCTTCCGGGAATGATCGTCAGCCTTTCGCCGCCACGGCAGGGAAGCACCGACGTGCGCGTGGACTGCGGCGGCAACGTCATTGGCGCGCGGGTCACGACTCTTTCCCGCGAAGCGCTCGACCTACGGCCGGGGAAGCAGGTTTACGCCGTCATCAAGACCGTCGCGCTGGATTACTAA
- the modA gene encoding molybdate ABC transporter substrate-binding protein: MIRRRHWLKGAALALGMVLAGAVSAPVLAADKVTVFAAASLKNALDAINGEWLEQTGKDATVSYAASSALAKQIEQGAPADIFISADLAWMDHLADKKLIKADTRANLLGNRIVLVSGETDAPAVEITPGLDLAGLLGDGRLAMGAVDSVPAGKYGKAALEKLGLWPSIAGKVAGAESVRAALLLVSRGEAPYGIVYRTDAAADANVKVVGTFPEDSHPPIVYPIAITADSRNPDAAAYLDFVRSPKAAALFQAEGFTVLD, encoded by the coding sequence GTGATCAGAAGGAGACATTGGCTCAAGGGCGCGGCACTGGCGCTCGGCATGGTTCTGGCGGGAGCCGTCTCTGCGCCGGTCCTGGCGGCGGATAAGGTCACCGTTTTCGCGGCTGCGAGCCTCAAGAACGCGCTCGACGCGATCAACGGTGAATGGCTCGAGCAGACCGGCAAAGATGCGACTGTCTCCTATGCGGCGAGTTCGGCACTGGCGAAGCAGATCGAACAGGGCGCGCCCGCCGACATCTTCATTTCGGCCGATCTCGCCTGGATGGATCATCTCGCAGACAAGAAGCTGATCAAGGCCGACACGCGGGCAAACCTGCTCGGCAATCGCATCGTCCTCGTCTCGGGCGAGACGGACGCCCCGGCAGTTGAGATCACGCCGGGTCTCGACCTCGCCGGCCTTCTTGGCGACGGCCGGCTGGCGATGGGCGCCGTGGATTCGGTACCCGCCGGCAAGTATGGCAAGGCCGCGCTGGAAAAACTCGGGCTGTGGCCGAGCATTGCCGGGAAAGTCGCAGGTGCCGAAAGCGTGCGCGCCGCCCTCCTCCTCGTATCGCGTGGCGAAGCGCCCTACGGAATCGTCTACCGCACCGATGCCGCAGCCGACGCCAATGTGAAAGTGGTCGGCACCTTCCCGGAGGACAGCCACCCGCCAATCGTCTACCCGATCGCGATTACCGCGGACAGCAGGAACCCCGATGCCGCCGCCTATCTCGACTTCGTCCGCTCGCCGAAAGCGGCAGCGCTTTTCCAAGCCGAGGGCTTCACGGTTTTGGATTAG
- a CDS encoding winged helix-turn-helix domain-containing protein, with protein MRDTEADLRPILRIDFPPNDRLGRGKIMLLERIRETGSISAAGRAMDMSYRRAWLLVDALNRMFKEPAVDSQRGGKQGGGAVVTAFGEMLIARFRAMEATAQAAIAEDLDWLDAMRDRNGAPIEEPTGKPF; from the coding sequence ATGCGCGATACCGAAGCCGACCTCCGCCCGATCCTCCGCATCGACTTCCCGCCGAACGACCGTCTCGGGCGCGGCAAGATCATGCTCCTGGAACGCATCCGCGAAACCGGTTCCATTTCCGCTGCGGGGCGGGCCATGGACATGTCTTACCGGCGCGCCTGGCTGCTGGTCGACGCCTTGAACCGTATGTTCAAGGAGCCGGCGGTCGATTCGCAGCGTGGCGGCAAACAGGGCGGTGGGGCCGTCGTCACCGCTTTCGGCGAGATGCTGATCGCGCGTTTCCGGGCGATGGAGGCGACGGCTCAGGCCGCGATCGCCGAGGATCTCGATTGGCTGGACGCCATGCGCGACCGCAATGGGGCTCCGATTGAAGAACCAACGGGAAAGCCGTTCTAA
- the lpdA gene encoding dihydrolipoyl dehydrogenase: MKEISCKLLVLGAGPGGYVSAIRAGQLGVDTVIVEKARAGGTCLNVGCIPSKALIHAADEYHRLRTAASGKSPLGLSLNTPAIDLKRTVAWKDGIVGRLNGGVTGLLKKAGVKAVIGEGRFVDGKTVDVETETGVQRIRAEAIVIATGSAPVELPDLPFGESVISSTQALALTEVPQTLAVVGGGYIGLELGTAFAKLGSKVTVLEALDRILPQYDADLSKPVMTRLGELGIEVFTRTAAKRLSADRRGLFAEENGRAFEVPAEKVLVTVGRRPVTEGWGLEEIDLDRSGRFIRIDDQCRTSMRGIYAIGDVTGEPMLAHRAMAQGEMVAEIVAGQKRSWDKRCIPAVCFTDPEIVAAGLSPEDARGAGIDVRIGQFPFQANGRAMTTLSEDGFVRVVARADNHLVLGIQAVGHGVSELSATFALAIEMGARLEDIAGTIHAHPTLSEAFQEAAFKTLGHALHI, from the coding sequence ATGAAGGAAATCTCCTGCAAGCTCCTGGTTCTCGGCGCCGGACCCGGCGGCTATGTCTCGGCGATCCGCGCCGGCCAGCTCGGCGTCGACACCGTGATCGTCGAGAAAGCGAGGGCCGGCGGCACCTGCCTCAATGTCGGCTGCATTCCGTCCAAGGCACTGATCCATGCGGCGGACGAGTATCACAGGCTCCGCACGGCCGCCTCGGGCAAGAGCCCGCTCGGACTTTCGCTGAATACGCCGGCAATCGACCTCAAGCGAACCGTAGCCTGGAAGGACGGCATCGTCGGACGGCTGAACGGCGGCGTCACCGGACTCCTGAAGAAGGCGGGCGTCAAGGCGGTCATCGGCGAGGGGCGCTTCGTCGACGGCAAGACTGTTGACGTCGAAACGGAGACCGGAGTTCAGCGCATTCGAGCCGAAGCGATCGTCATCGCAACCGGTTCAGCGCCGGTCGAACTTCCGGACCTGCCCTTCGGCGAAAGCGTCATTTCCTCGACCCAGGCTCTGGCGCTGACGGAAGTGCCGCAGACGCTCGCGGTCGTCGGCGGCGGCTATATCGGTCTTGAACTCGGAACCGCCTTTGCCAAGCTGGGCTCCAAAGTCACCGTGCTCGAGGCACTGGACCGTATCCTGCCGCAATACGACGCCGATCTCTCAAAGCCGGTGATGACGCGCCTCGGCGAACTCGGCATAGAGGTCTTCACCCGCACCGCGGCCAAACGGCTCTCCGCCGATCGGCGGGGGCTCTTTGCCGAGGAAAACGGTCGTGCCTTCGAGGTCCCGGCGGAGAAGGTCCTCGTCACCGTCGGCCGCCGGCCCGTGACGGAGGGCTGGGGATTGGAGGAGATCGACCTCGATCGCTCGGGCCGCTTCATCCGCATCGACGACCAGTGCCGCACTTCCATGCGCGGCATCTATGCGATCGGCGACGTGACCGGCGAGCCGATGCTGGCGCACCGGGCGATGGCACAAGGCGAAATGGTCGCGGAAATCGTCGCTGGTCAAAAGCGGAGCTGGGACAAGCGTTGTATTCCGGCGGTCTGCTTCACCGATCCGGAAATCGTCGCTGCCGGCCTGTCTCCGGAAGACGCGCGTGGGGCCGGCATCGACGTCAGAATCGGCCAATTCCCCTTCCAGGCGAACGGCCGCGCCATGACGACGCTTTCCGAAGACGGCTTTGTGCGCGTCGTCGCCCGCGCCGACAATCACCTGGTCCTCGGCATTCAGGCTGTCGGCCACGGCGTCTCGGAACTGTCGGCGACCTTTGCGCTGGCGATCGAAATGGGCGCGCGGCTGGAGGATATCGCCGGCACCATCCATGCCCATCCCACGCTGTCGGAAGCCTTCCAGGAGGCGGCGTTCAAGACGCTGGGGCACGCCCTGCACATTTGA
- a CDS encoding dihydrolipoamide acetyltransferase family protein, which produces MGEFTIKMPDVGEGVAEAELVEWHVKPGDPVREDMVLAAVMTDKATVEIPSPVSGKVVWLGAEIGDTVAVKAPLVRIETAGEAGEAAPDSVPEALADKLLDEPVATSSRPEAKAPPKPEKPAPRPSPAPREAPDLSAKPLASPAVRLRARERGIDLRQVAGTGPAGRITHEDLDLFISRGAEPLPAQTGLVRRTAVEEVRMTGLRRRIAEKMSLAASRIPHITYVEEVDMTALEDLRATMNRDRKPEQVKLTVLPFLMRALVKTVAEQPGVNATFDDHAGVIHRHAAAHIGIATQTPAGLTVPVVRHAEARGIWECAAELNRLAEAARTGTATRDELTGSTITISSLGAIGGIASTPVINHPEVAIVGVNKIAVRPVWDGAQFVPRKIMNLSSSFDHRVIDGWDAAIFVQRLKMLLETPALIFVEG; this is translated from the coding sequence ATGGGTGAATTCACCATCAAGATGCCCGACGTCGGCGAGGGTGTCGCGGAGGCCGAACTCGTCGAATGGCATGTGAAGCCCGGCGATCCGGTGCGCGAAGATATGGTGCTCGCCGCCGTCATGACCGATAAGGCCACCGTCGAAATCCCATCGCCCGTTTCCGGCAAGGTCGTGTGGCTCGGAGCGGAAATCGGCGACACGGTCGCGGTGAAGGCGCCGCTAGTCAGGATAGAGACGGCCGGCGAGGCCGGCGAGGCGGCCCCGGACAGCGTTCCGGAGGCGCTTGCCGACAAGCTGCTGGATGAGCCGGTCGCCACCTCCTCCCGGCCCGAGGCCAAGGCGCCGCCGAAGCCTGAGAAGCCCGCGCCGAGACCCTCTCCGGCACCGCGCGAGGCGCCGGATCTTTCGGCAAAGCCCCTCGCCTCCCCGGCGGTGCGGCTGCGCGCGAGAGAGCGCGGCATCGATCTGCGGCAGGTGGCCGGCACCGGGCCTGCCGGGCGGATCACCCATGAGGATCTCGATCTCTTCATCAGCCGTGGCGCCGAGCCGTTGCCGGCTCAGACCGGCCTCGTCCGCAGGACCGCGGTCGAGGAGGTCAGGATGACCGGTCTCAGGCGGCGGATCGCCGAGAAGATGTCGCTCGCCGCCTCGCGCATCCCCCACATCACCTATGTGGAGGAGGTGGACATGACGGCGCTCGAGGATCTGCGGGCGACGATGAACCGCGACCGCAAGCCCGAGCAGGTCAAACTCACCGTCCTCCCCTTCCTGATGCGCGCGCTGGTGAAGACCGTCGCAGAGCAGCCCGGCGTCAACGCGACCTTCGACGATCATGCGGGCGTCATCCACCGCCACGCTGCCGCCCATATCGGCATTGCCACCCAGACGCCCGCAGGCCTCACCGTACCGGTAGTGCGCCACGCCGAGGCCCGTGGAATCTGGGAGTGCGCTGCGGAGCTTAACCGGCTGGCCGAGGCCGCCCGCACCGGAACCGCTACGCGCGACGAACTCACCGGCTCGACCATCACCATCTCTTCGCTCGGCGCGATCGGCGGGATCGCCTCTACGCCGGTCATCAATCATCCGGAGGTGGCGATCGTCGGCGTCAACAAGATTGCCGTCCGTCCGGTCTGGGACGGCGCACAGTTCGTGCCGCGCAAGATTATGAACCTCTCGTCCAGCTTCGATCACCGGGTCATCGACGGCTGGGATGCCGCGATCTTCGTCCAGCGCCTGAAGATGCTGCTCGAAACGCCGGCGCTGATTTTCGTTGAAGGATAG
- a CDS encoding alpha-ketoacid dehydrogenase subunit beta — translation MARMTMIEAVRSAMDVSMARDENVVVFGEDVGYFGGVFRCTQGLQAKYGKTRCFDTPISESGIVGTAIGMAAYGLKPCVEIQFADYMYPAYDQLTQEAARIRYRSNGDFTCPIVVRMPTGGGIFGGQTHSQSPEALFTHVCGLKVVVPSNPYDAKGLLISAIEDPDPVMFLEPKRLYNGPFDGHHERPVTAWSKHALGDVPDGHYTIPIGKAEIRRKGSGVTVIAYGTMVHVALAAAEETGIDAEVIDLRSLLPLDLETVVQSVTKTGRCVVVHEATLTSGFGAELAALVQEHCFYHLEVPVVRVTGWDTPYPHAQEWDYFPGPARVGRALAEAMEG, via the coding sequence ATGGCCAGAATGACGATGATCGAGGCGGTGCGCAGCGCCATGGACGTGTCGATGGCGCGCGACGAGAATGTCGTCGTCTTCGGCGAGGATGTCGGCTATTTCGGCGGCGTTTTCCGCTGCACCCAGGGACTTCAGGCGAAATACGGCAAGACGCGCTGCTTCGATACGCCGATCAGCGAATCCGGCATCGTCGGCACCGCCATCGGCATGGCCGCCTACGGGCTGAAGCCCTGCGTCGAGATTCAGTTCGCCGACTACATGTATCCGGCCTACGATCAGCTCACGCAGGAGGCAGCGCGCATCCGCTACCGCTCGAACGGCGACTTTACCTGCCCGATCGTCGTGCGCATGCCGACGGGCGGCGGCATCTTCGGCGGTCAGACCCACAGCCAGAGCCCGGAGGCGCTCTTCACCCATGTCTGCGGCCTGAAGGTCGTCGTTCCGTCGAACCCCTATGACGCAAAAGGGCTGCTGATCTCGGCGATCGAGGACCCGGACCCGGTAATGTTCCTCGAACCGAAGCGGCTTTATAACGGGCCCTTCGACGGCCACCACGAACGCCCGGTCACGGCCTGGTCCAAGCACGCGCTCGGCGACGTTCCGGACGGGCATTATACGATCCCGATCGGCAAGGCGGAGATACGCCGCAAGGGCTCGGGCGTGACGGTCATCGCCTATGGAACGATGGTGCATGTGGCACTCGCGGCGGCCGAGGAAACGGGGATCGACGCGGAAGTGATCGATCTGCGCAGCCTGTTGCCGCTCGACCTCGAGACGGTCGTGCAATCGGTCACGAAGACCGGGCGCTGCGTGGTCGTGCACGAAGCGACGCTGACCTCTGGCTTTGGCGCCGAGCTCGCCGCTCTCGTTCAGGAACACTGCTTCTATCACCTCGAAGTTCCTGTCGTGCGGGTAACGGGGTGGGACACGCCCTACCCGCACGCCCAGGAATGGGACTATTTCCCCGGTCCGGCGCGCGTCGGCCGTGCGCTTGCCGAAGCGATGGAGGGCTGA
- the modB gene encoding molybdate ABC transporter permease subunit has protein sequence MALSDAEWTAVRLSLRVATVAMLTSLPLALLVAMLLARGRFWGKSILNGLVHMPLILPPVVTGFTLLLLFGRRGPVGGFLAENFGLVFSFRWTGAALACAVMGFPLMVRSIRLSIEAVDRKLEDAAATLGASPAWIFLTVTLPLILPGILAGMVLSFAKAMGEFGATITFVSNIPGETQTLSAAIYTFTQVPGGDAGAMRLAAISVVISMAALMLSEAMAAAARRTVAA, from the coding sequence ATGGCATTGAGCGACGCGGAGTGGACGGCCGTCCGCCTGAGCCTTCGGGTCGCCACGGTCGCGATGCTTACAAGCCTTCCGCTGGCGCTCCTCGTCGCCATGCTGCTCGCGCGCGGCCGCTTCTGGGGCAAGTCGATTCTGAACGGTCTCGTCCACATGCCGCTGATCCTGCCGCCGGTGGTCACCGGCTTCACGCTGCTGCTCCTGTTCGGCCGGCGCGGACCGGTGGGCGGCTTTCTCGCGGAGAATTTCGGACTCGTCTTTTCCTTCCGCTGGACGGGAGCGGCGCTCGCCTGCGCGGTGATGGGCTTCCCATTGATGGTCCGCAGCATCCGGCTGTCGATCGAAGCGGTCGATCGCAAGCTCGAAGATGCGGCGGCCACGCTCGGGGCAAGCCCCGCCTGGATATTCCTGACGGTAACCCTGCCTCTGATCCTTCCAGGCATTCTCGCCGGAATGGTTCTCTCCTTCGCCAAGGCCATGGGCGAGTTCGGCGCCACCATCACCTTCGTCTCCAATATTCCAGGCGAGACGCAGACGCTTTCCGCCGCGATCTACACCTTCACACAGGTGCCGGGCGGCGACGCTGGGGCGATGCGCCTTGCCGCCATCTCTGTCGTCATTTCGATGGCAGCCCTGATGCTTTCGGAAGCCATGGCAGCCGCGGCGCGGCGGACGGTGGCGGCATGA
- the purU gene encoding formyltetrahydrofolate deformylase: MKSYVLTVTCKSTRGIIAAVSGYLAEKDCNIVDSSQFDDLETGLFFMRLAFVSEGGAKVSDLREGFEPVAKRFGMTAEIRDTEERMKVLLMVSRFGHCLNDLLYRWKIGALPIDIVGVVSNHFDYQKVVVNHDIPFHCIKVTKENKPRAEAQLLDVVEQTGAELIVLARYMQVLSDALCKKMSGKIINIHHSFLPSFKGANPYKQAYQRGVKLIGATAHYVTADLDEGPIIEQDIARITHAQSAEDYVSIGRDVESQVLARAVHAHIHHRCFINGNRVVVFPPSPGSYASERMG; the protein is encoded by the coding sequence ATGAAGAGCTATGTGCTGACCGTCACCTGTAAATCCACCCGCGGCATCATCGCGGCGGTTTCCGGCTATCTCGCCGAAAAGGACTGCAACATCGTCGACTCCTCGCAGTTCGACGACCTCGAAACGGGTCTGTTCTTCATGCGGCTGGCCTTCGTCAGCGAGGGGGGCGCGAAGGTCAGCGACTTGCGCGAAGGTTTCGAGCCGGTCGCCAAGCGCTTCGGGATGACGGCGGAAATCCGCGATACCGAGGAGCGCATGAAGGTGCTGCTGATGGTGTCGCGCTTCGGCCATTGCCTGAACGATCTTCTCTACCGCTGGAAGATCGGGGCGCTGCCGATCGACATCGTCGGCGTCGTCTCCAACCACTTCGACTATCAGAAGGTCGTGGTCAACCACGACATCCCCTTCCACTGCATCAAGGTGACGAAGGAGAACAAGCCCAGGGCCGAAGCGCAGCTCCTGGACGTCGTCGAGCAGACCGGCGCCGAGCTGATCGTGCTTGCCCGCTACATGCAGGTGCTCTCGGATGCGCTCTGCAAGAAGATGTCGGGGAAGATCATCAACATTCACCACTCCTTCCTGCCGTCGTTCAAGGGGGCGAACCCCTACAAGCAGGCCTATCAGCGCGGCGTGAAGCTGATCGGCGCGACGGCGCATTACGTCACCGCCGATCTCGACGAGGGTCCGATCATCGAGCAGGATATCGCCCGCATCACGCATGCGCAGTCGGCCGAGGATTATGTCTCGATCGGCCGCGACGTCGAAAGCCAGGTGCTGGCCCGGGCCGTGCACGCCCATATCCACCACCGCTGCTTCATCAACGGCAACCGCGTCGTCGTCTTCCCGCCGAGCCCGGGTTCCTACGCCTCGGAACGGATGGGCTGA
- a CDS encoding 3-methyl-2-oxobutanoate dehydrogenase (2-methylpropanoyl-transferring) subunit alpha → MDEFSRLSLHVPEPAVRPGDQPDFSNVKIPKAGSVPRPGVDVDPEEIRDLAYSIIRVLNREGEAVGPWAGFLSDEELLTGLRHMMLLRAFDARMLMAQRQGKTSFYMQHLGEEAVSCAFRKALRKGDMNFPTYRQAGLLIADDYPMVEMMNQIFSNELDPCHGRQLPVMYTSKEHGFFTISGNLATQYVQAVGWAMASAIKNDTRIAAGWIGDGSTAESDFHSALVFASTYKAPVILNIVNNQWAISTFQGIARGGSGTFAARGLGFGIPALRVDGNDYLAVFAVARWAAERARLNLGPTLIEYVTYRVGAHSTSDDPSAYRPKTESEAWPLGDPVLRLKKHLILRGVWSEERHAQAEAEIMDEVIQAQKEAERHGTLHAGGRPSVRDIFEGVYAEMPPHIRRQRQKAGY, encoded by the coding sequence ATGGATGAATTCAGCCGACTGAGCCTGCATGTCCCCGAACCGGCCGTCCGGCCGGGCGATCAGCCCGATTTCTCCAATGTGAAGATTCCCAAGGCAGGCTCGGTGCCGCGGCCCGGGGTCGACGTGGACCCCGAGGAGATCCGCGACCTCGCCTATTCGATCATCCGGGTGCTCAACCGCGAGGGCGAGGCGGTCGGCCCCTGGGCCGGCTTTCTTTCGGACGAGGAACTGCTGACAGGCCTCAGGCATATGATGCTGCTGCGCGCCTTCGACGCGCGCATGCTGATGGCGCAGCGCCAGGGCAAGACGTCCTTCTACATGCAGCATCTGGGCGAGGAGGCGGTGAGCTGCGCCTTCCGCAAGGCACTTCGCAAGGGCGACATGAATTTTCCGACCTATCGCCAGGCGGGACTGCTGATCGCCGACGACTACCCCATGGTCGAGATGATGAACCAGATCTTCTCGAACGAGCTCGATCCCTGCCACGGGCGGCAGCTGCCCGTCATGTACACTTCCAAGGAGCACGGCTTCTTCACCATATCCGGCAACCTCGCCACGCAATATGTCCAGGCGGTTGGTTGGGCTATGGCATCCGCCATCAAGAACGACACGCGGATAGCCGCCGGCTGGATCGGCGACGGCTCGACGGCCGAGTCGGACTTCCATTCGGCATTGGTCTTCGCCTCCACCTACAAGGCGCCCGTCATTCTGAACATCGTCAACAATCAGTGGGCGATCTCGACCTTCCAGGGTATCGCCCGAGGCGGCTCCGGCACCTTCGCAGCCCGAGGCCTGGGCTTCGGCATCCCGGCGCTCAGGGTCGACGGCAACGACTATCTCGCCGTCTTTGCGGTGGCGCGCTGGGCGGCCGAGCGCGCGCGCCTCAATCTCGGTCCGACGCTGATCGAATACGTGACCTACCGCGTCGGCGCCCATTCGACCTCGGACGATCCGAGCGCCTATCGCCCGAAAACGGAATCGGAAGCCTGGCCGCTCGGCGACCCGGTCCTGCGGCTCAAGAAGCACCTGATTCTGCGCGGTGTCTGGTCGGAGGAGCGGCATGCGCAGGCGGAGGCGGAAATCATGGACGAAGTGATACAGGCGCAGAAGGAAGCCGAGCGCCACGGAACGCTGCACGCCGGGGGCAGGCCGTCGGTGCGGGACATCTTCGAAGGCGTCTACGCCGAAATGCCGCCGCATATCCGCCGTCAGCGGCAGAAGGCGGGGTACTGA